TGCTTGATATACGTTGTGTCCCACTATACTTATTTCCCTCGTTGGTGTTGTCGTTTCGCCGTTATCAATACACTATGATTGGAATTATCGATCTCTTGCTTTATTTGTATGACGATGGTTTATGCATGGCCATGATTTCGCCGAGAAAAATATCCAAAAGATGCTAATTTTACTAatgcatttttagaaaaaaaatatgttttttatattattcattttccgtgaaacaaacaaatTCGAAGTGTCGTGTGACCCATCTTTTTTACCACGTAACCCATGAACAGAAATCTCCTGTTTTTTGGAAACAAAGCTACGGTGTACCTTGGAAGTCGTGtataaaccaaaaaataaaataaaatcaatatcCTTAGCAATTAATAGAAGAAAGAATGAGCTTTTTTATTATCCTACACAATCAACTACATTCccgattgattttgcatgctACTTTGATTATTATTCCCACAATAGCTTAGCCAAATATAATATCACCTATAATCGCTAGAAACATGTTCAATGAAAAGGCAAAGGGTGCCCCCCCTTGATCGTGCGATTAGGTGAACGAATAGCTTCCTCCCCCTTGTGGCCAATTACAACCTTTTACCAGCTCGAGCTCAATCTTCTTCGGGCACATACGATGTAGGAGGCACAAAATTATTTCCATTACTGTAGCaattagaggaaaaagaagaaaaaatacgCTCACTctgaaaataattcaataatatCAATTTTAGTTTATGTTTTTCGGGTTACTAGTCGTCTATTTTCTTCATCAGATAaacattagaaaaatgaaatagtatCATCTAGAATTCTCATATGATTATAGTTAATTATTGAAACCATTCCAATCTCCAAGCATGATAAAGTCATCTAGAATTCTCATAGgatcatatttaattattgaatttttttctaatttcctaGGATGATAAGTAAACCCTGGCCACAAGCGTGCCTCTTCAGACATGCCACGTTACTCTGATCTGCTCTCTTTTAGTTCACCAGAGAAGCACATACCATACATAAGATGATAAAAGTCCAAAGGCAAAAGCCCTAATCTCGTATATAAAAGAGCAGCTCCTGCCCAAGTGCAGACTCAGGGCACGCAAACGAATCGAGCACGCTCGGATTTCTTGAATTAGACCCGCGAGAAGAAACTGTTTAGAACCGCCACTCCCATGGCTTCGAAAGGCGACAAGACGACGGGTCTGAATCTAGTTATGGCTCTTGCGGTGGTCCTGGCCATGCTCTGTGCGCAAGCCACGGCCCAATCCGGGTGCACCAGTGCGCTCAAGGGCCTCACGCCGTGCCTCAGCTTCGTGACGGGGTGCTCGTCCGCCCCATCCTCCTCGTGCTGCTCGGAGCTGGCCAGCTTAGTCCAGTCGCATCCGCAGTGCCTTCACACGGTCCTTGACGACGTTTCGTTGTCCTTCGACGTGACCCTGAACCAGGAGAAAATACTCAGTGGTAACCTCGCCCTCAAGCTCCCCAGCGCCTGCATTGTGCAGACCCTTGTTAGCAAGTGCAACGGTGAGT
This region of Eucalyptus grandis isolate ANBG69807.140 chromosome 8, ASM1654582v1, whole genome shotgun sequence genomic DNA includes:
- the LOC120286725 gene encoding non-specific lipid transfer protein GPI-anchored 19-like encodes the protein MASKGDKTTGLNLVMALAVVLAMLCAQATAQSGCTSALKGLTPCLSFVTGCSSAPSSSCCSELASLVQSHPQCLHTVLDDVSLSFDVTLNQEKILSGNLALKLPSACIVQTLVSKCNGEF